Proteins from a genomic interval of Psychrobacter urativorans:
- the hemH gene encoding ferrochelatase: MKPELPPRIAVLLINLGTPDEPTAPAVRRYLRQFLSDPRVIEIPQFLWAIILNLFVLPSRPKRVAEAYASIWDGDSPMRNILNGQVEKLQPRLAKSAAPFRVSVHSAMSYGNPGLPDVMDALRKEGVDHFVMLPLFPQYSATSTGAVYDAVTKWSLKQRNLPNMTIVKDYFAHPLYIKALADSIRRFQEKHGKPEKLMFSFHGIPQPYADKGDPYPKRCKCTAAQVAHALGLSADEWIISFQSRFGKQEWVKPYTDVVLKEWGAAGVRSVQIISPAFSADCLETLEELAIENRETFLHAGGQEYHYIPALNMDDAHIDLIEALATPLVKGWAGTLDGWA, from the coding sequence ATGAAACCTGAACTGCCCCCACGTATTGCCGTCCTATTAATCAATCTTGGTACCCCTGATGAGCCAACTGCGCCTGCGGTACGCCGTTATTTGCGCCAGTTTTTATCAGACCCACGCGTCATCGAGATTCCGCAGTTTTTATGGGCGATTATTCTGAATTTGTTTGTATTACCAAGTCGTCCAAAGCGGGTGGCAGAAGCCTATGCCAGCATTTGGGATGGAGATTCGCCCATGCGCAATATTTTGAATGGTCAGGTTGAGAAGTTGCAGCCGCGCCTTGCCAAAAGTGCCGCACCGTTTCGCGTGTCTGTGCATTCAGCAATGAGTTATGGTAATCCGGGTTTGCCTGATGTGATGGACGCATTACGCAAAGAAGGTGTCGATCACTTTGTGATGTTGCCGTTATTTCCACAGTATTCGGCGACGTCAACCGGTGCAGTGTATGATGCGGTTACGAAATGGTCACTGAAGCAGCGTAATTTGCCTAATATGACTATCGTCAAAGATTACTTTGCGCATCCGTTATATATCAAAGCCCTTGCCGATAGTATTCGCCGCTTTCAAGAGAAACACGGCAAACCTGAAAAGCTCATGTTTAGCTTTCATGGTATTCCGCAGCCATATGCCGATAAAGGCGATCCGTATCCGAAGCGTTGTAAATGTACGGCAGCACAAGTGGCGCATGCGCTAGGGTTGAGCGCAGATGAATGGATTATCAGCTTTCAGTCACGCTTTGGTAAGCAAGAATGGGTCAAACCCTATACAGATGTGGTGTTAAAAGAGTGGGGCGCAGCGGGCGTACGCTCGGTACAAATCATTAGTCCAGCGTTTTCAGCGGATTGTTTAGAGACATTGGAAGAGTTAGCGATTGAAAACCGTGAGACATTCTTGCATGCAGGCGGTCAAGAGTATCACTATATTCCAGCATTAAATATGGATGACGCGCATATTGATTTGATAGAAGCACTGGCGACCCCATTGGTAAAAGGCTGGGCTGGCACGCTTGATGGTTGGGCGTAG
- a CDS encoding SDR family NAD(P)-dependent oxidoreductase, whose product MNILITGASRGIGLATAKQLLAKGHSVGLFDIDSAELERAITDKVLNKANQESRIVTGHLDVTQPDPWDEAIQKMVDAFGGIDTLINNAGVLVSGALPTTDLDKQLSLIDINCKGVLIGCYKLAPYLADSENGKIINLSSASAIYGQSEVAPYAASKFFVRGLTEGLNIEYAELGIKVIDVMPLWVKSDMTKDLHVTSIDRLGINLTVDDVAKTICKLTCRPNSKISGTHFPVGMPAKILQGLSQVSPDPLMRFINSKIGTK is encoded by the coding sequence ATGAATATATTAATCACAGGCGCATCGCGTGGTATCGGATTGGCAACGGCTAAGCAACTGCTGGCAAAAGGTCATAGCGTGGGTCTTTTCGATATTGATAGCGCTGAGCTTGAACGTGCAATCACTGATAAAGTGCTTAACAAAGCCAATCAAGAAAGTCGTATCGTCACCGGTCATCTGGATGTCACGCAACCTGACCCTTGGGATGAAGCTATTCAAAAAATGGTAGATGCTTTTGGCGGTATTGATACCCTGATTAATAATGCTGGCGTACTGGTCAGTGGTGCATTACCGACGACTGATTTAGATAAGCAATTGTCCCTAATTGATATCAACTGTAAAGGCGTATTGATTGGCTGTTATAAATTGGCACCTTATTTGGCTGATAGCGAAAACGGTAAAATTATCAATCTGTCGTCTGCTTCTGCAATTTATGGTCAGTCTGAAGTTGCGCCTTATGCGGCAAGTAAGTTCTTTGTACGTGGCTTAACGGAAGGGCTAAATATTGAGTATGCTGAGCTCGGCATTAAAGTCATTGACGTCATGCCATTATGGGTAAAATCAGACATGACCAAAGATCTTCATGTCACCAGTATTGATCGTTTAGGGATTAATCTAACAGTTGATGATGTCGCTAAAACCATATGCAAATTGACATGTCGCCCGAATAGTAAAATATCAGGCACACATTTCCCTGTCGGCATGCCAGCAAAAATCTTGCAAGGCTTATCACAAGTTTCTCCTGACCCGCTCATGCGCTTTATCAATAGCAAAATTGGCACCAAATAA
- the metX gene encoding homoserine O-acetyltransferase MetX, translating to MPVNHTALAGAVGSVGIVTPQTLHFAEPLTLECNRTLPAFDLVIETYGTLNEDKSNAILICHALSGSHHAAGIYSTDDKKIGWWDNMIGPNKAIDTNQFFVVAVNNIGSCFGSTGPTTINPDRIINGGEARAYGPDFPLVTIKDWVKTQAMLSDRLGIEVWHAIVGGSMGGMQALQWSVDYPNRLKRCVVIASTPKLSAQNIAFNEVARQSIISDPDFKDGRYLQAGTYPRRGLILARMVGHITYLTDDAMKAKFGRDLKSGKFMYGYDVEFQVESYLRYQGERFSENFDANTYLLMTKALDYFDPTRDSTLTPKLDVESETESDLLANEENPTYEDNSISENVDNNGNDNAHHELKAAFAHTQCQYLVVSFTTDWRFAPERSQEIVDALMAVGKPVSYINVDAPHGHDSFLFDIPRYMGAVKGFLTAPFMNKPFITKSFTTSNDSAKQTAATGEHA from the coding sequence GTGCCTGTCAATCACACTGCCTTAGCAGGCGCTGTCGGCTCAGTGGGCATTGTCACCCCCCAAACCTTGCACTTTGCTGAACCCTTAACTTTAGAGTGTAATCGCACGCTGCCCGCATTTGATTTAGTCATAGAGACTTATGGCACGTTAAATGAGGATAAATCAAACGCCATATTGATATGTCATGCCTTATCTGGCAGTCACCATGCCGCAGGTATTTATAGTACCGATGATAAAAAAATCGGCTGGTGGGACAATATGATTGGACCCAATAAAGCCATTGATACCAATCAATTTTTTGTGGTGGCGGTAAACAATATTGGCAGCTGTTTTGGCTCTACTGGTCCAACCACCATCAATCCTGACAGGATTATTAATGGTGGCGAAGCACGCGCTTACGGTCCCGATTTTCCATTGGTGACGATTAAAGATTGGGTAAAAACCCAAGCCATGCTCTCAGACCGCTTAGGCATTGAGGTTTGGCATGCGATTGTTGGCGGTTCTATGGGTGGTATGCAAGCCCTGCAATGGTCGGTTGATTACCCTAACCGACTTAAACGCTGTGTAGTCATTGCTAGTACGCCCAAGTTATCGGCACAAAATATTGCTTTTAATGAAGTGGCACGGCAATCGATTATCTCTGATCCTGACTTTAAAGACGGGCGCTACCTGCAAGCCGGCACTTATCCCCGTCGCGGCTTAATTTTGGCACGGATGGTGGGTCACATCACCTATCTTACTGACGATGCGATGAAAGCCAAGTTTGGGCGCGACCTAAAGTCTGGCAAATTTATGTATGGCTATGATGTTGAGTTTCAGGTTGAAAGTTACTTGCGCTATCAAGGCGAACGCTTTAGCGAAAACTTTGATGCCAATACTTATTTATTGATGACCAAAGCGTTAGATTATTTTGACCCGACTCGTGATAGTACCTTAACCCCTAAACTAGACGTTGAATCAGAAACTGAATCAGACCTTCTAGCTAATGAGGAAAATCCTACTTATGAAGATAATAGTATTAGTGAGAATGTAGATAACAACGGCAACGATAATGCCCATCACGAGCTTAAGGCAGCCTTTGCTCATACTCAGTGTCAGTATTTAGTAGTGTCCTTTACCACTGATTGGCGCTTTGCGCCTGAACGCTCACAAGAAATCGTCGATGCGCTAATGGCAGTAGGAAAACCGGTCAGCTATATCAATGTCGATGCGCCACATGGTCATGATTCATTTTTATTTGATATTCCACGTTATATGGGCGCAGTCAAAGGTTTCTTAACCGCACCCTTTATGAACAAGCCGTTTATAACCAAGTCTTTTACAACCAGTAATGACAGCGCAAAACAGACCGCAGCAACAGGAGAACACGCGTGA